In a genomic window of Vigna angularis cultivar LongXiaoDou No.4 chromosome 6, ASM1680809v1, whole genome shotgun sequence:
- the LOC108341996 gene encoding ubiquinol oxidase 4, chloroplastic/chromoplastic isoform X2, producing MAAILSSSLFASSCLPKPFSHPRTHTASSLLKARASLLQDNEEKVIVQDSFPSKSSPLHTTNGKSSVDSISTSAFEKGIIKVEQSVNIFLTDSVIKILDTLYHDRNYARFYVLETIARVPYFAFMSVLHMYESFGWWRRADYLKVHFAESWNEMHHLLIMEELGGNAWWFDRFLAQHIAIFYYIMTVLMYAISPRMAYHFSECVESHAFETYDKFIKVQGEELKKMPPPEVAVKYYTGDDLYLFDNLYDVFLNIRDDEAEHCKTMKACQIHGNLRSPHSYAEDGDDVSACALEVDCEGIVDCIKKSVNPDPARVK from the exons ATGGCGGCGATTCTCTCTTCTTCACTCTTTGCTTCCTCCTGTCTCCCCAAACCATTTTCTCATCCTCGAACTCATACCGCTTCATCACTTCTCAA GGCTCGCGCTTCTCTCCTTCAGGATAACGAGGAAAAAGTGATCGTGCAGGACTCCTTCCCCTCCAAATCATCTCCACTTCACACCACTAATGGAAAATCTTCGGTGGACTCAATTAGCACCTCTGCGTTTGAGAAAGGGATTATCAAGGTCGAACAATCGGTCAATATCTTTCTCACG GATTCTGTCATAAAGATACTTGATACTCTGTACCATGATAGAAACTACGCCAGGTTTTATGTGCTGGAGACTATTGCCAGGGTTCCTTACTTTG CCTTTATGTCAGTTCTCCATATGTACGAGAGTTTTGGATGGTGGAGGCGGGCAGATTATCTGAAAGTACATTTTGCTGAGAGCTGGAATGAAATGCATCATTTGCTCATCATGGAA GAACTAGGAGGGAATGCTTGGTGGTTTGATCGGTTCCTTGCTCAGCATATAGCaatattttactatattatGACAGTTTTAATGTATGCAATAAGCCCAAGAATGGCAT ATCACTTTTCTGAATGTGTAGAGAGTcatgcatttgaaacttacgaCAAATTTATCAAGGTCCAAGGAG AGGAATTGAAAAAAATGCCGCCTCCTGAGGTTGCTGTGAAATATTATACAGGAGATGACTTGTATTTATTTG ACAATCTGTACGACGTATTTTTAAATATCAGAGATGACGAAGCTGAACATTGTAAGACAATGAAGGCTTGTCAAATCCATGGTAACCTCCGGTCACCTCATTCATATGCAGAGGATGGTGATGATGTTTCAGCCTGTGCTCTGGAAGTAGATTGTGAAGGAATAGTAGACTGTATAAAGAAATCAGTTAATCCTGATCCAGCCAGAGTGAAGTAA
- the LOC108341996 gene encoding ubiquinol oxidase 4, chloroplastic/chromoplastic isoform X1 — protein sequence MAAILSSSLFASSCLPKPFSHPRTHTASSLLKARASLLQDNEEKVIVQDSFPSKSSPLHTTNGKSSVDSISTSAFEKGIIKVEQSVNIFLTDSVIKILDTLYHDRNYARFYVLETIARVPYFAFMSVLHMYESFGWWRRADYLKVHFAESWNEMHHLLIMEELGGNAWWFDRFLAQHIAIFYYIMTVLMYAISPRMAYHFSECVESHAFETYDKFIKVQGEELKKMPPPEVAVKYYTGDDLYLFDEFQTSRVPNSRRPKIDNLYDVFLNIRDDEAEHCKTMKACQIHGNLRSPHSYAEDGDDVSACALEVDCEGIVDCIKKSVNPDPARVK from the exons ATGGCGGCGATTCTCTCTTCTTCACTCTTTGCTTCCTCCTGTCTCCCCAAACCATTTTCTCATCCTCGAACTCATACCGCTTCATCACTTCTCAA GGCTCGCGCTTCTCTCCTTCAGGATAACGAGGAAAAAGTGATCGTGCAGGACTCCTTCCCCTCCAAATCATCTCCACTTCACACCACTAATGGAAAATCTTCGGTGGACTCAATTAGCACCTCTGCGTTTGAGAAAGGGATTATCAAGGTCGAACAATCGGTCAATATCTTTCTCACG GATTCTGTCATAAAGATACTTGATACTCTGTACCATGATAGAAACTACGCCAGGTTTTATGTGCTGGAGACTATTGCCAGGGTTCCTTACTTTG CCTTTATGTCAGTTCTCCATATGTACGAGAGTTTTGGATGGTGGAGGCGGGCAGATTATCTGAAAGTACATTTTGCTGAGAGCTGGAATGAAATGCATCATTTGCTCATCATGGAA GAACTAGGAGGGAATGCTTGGTGGTTTGATCGGTTCCTTGCTCAGCATATAGCaatattttactatattatGACAGTTTTAATGTATGCAATAAGCCCAAGAATGGCAT ATCACTTTTCTGAATGTGTAGAGAGTcatgcatttgaaacttacgaCAAATTTATCAAGGTCCAAGGAG AGGAATTGAAAAAAATGCCGCCTCCTGAGGTTGCTGTGAAATATTATACAGGAGATGACTTGTATTTATTTG ATGAATTTCAGACTTCCAGAGTTCCAAATTCTAGAAGACCTAAGATAG ACAATCTGTACGACGTATTTTTAAATATCAGAGATGACGAAGCTGAACATTGTAAGACAATGAAGGCTTGTCAAATCCATGGTAACCTCCGGTCACCTCATTCATATGCAGAGGATGGTGATGATGTTTCAGCCTGTGCTCTGGAAGTAGATTGTGAAGGAATAGTAGACTGTATAAAGAAATCAGTTAATCCTGATCCAGCCAGAGTGAAGTAA
- the LOC108341045 gene encoding 1-aminocyclopropane-1-carboxylate oxidase, with protein sequence MANFPVVDMGKLNTEERGAAMEMIKDACENWGFFELVNHGISIELMDTVEKLTKEHYKKTMEQRFKEMVANKGLESVQSEISDLDWESTFFLRHLPVSNVSENTDLDEDYRKIMKQFAVELEKLAEHLLDLLCENLGLEKGYLKKVFYGSKGPNFGTKVSNYPPCPTPDLIKGLRAHTDAGGIILLFQDDKVSGLQLLKDDQWIDVPPMRHSIVINLGDQLEVITNGKYKSVMHRVIAQTDGTRMSLASFYNPGDDAVISPAPALVKESDETSQVYPKFVFNDYMKLYAGLKFQAKEPRFEAMKAVSSVDVGPIATV encoded by the exons atggcAAACTTTCCAGTTGTTGACATGGGAAAGCTTAACACTGAAGAGAGAGGAGCTGCCATGGAAATGATAAAAGATGCTTGTGAGAACTGGGGTTTCTTTGAG TTGGTGAACCATGGTATATCCATTGAGTTGATGGACACCGTGGAGAAGTTAACAAAAGAGCACTACAAGAAGACTATGGAGCAAAGGTTCAAAGAAATGGTGGCCAACAAAGGTCTTGAGTCAGTTCAGTCAGAAATCAGTGACTTGGACTGGGAAAGTACCTTTTTTCTGCGCCATCTTCCAGTCTCCAATGTTTCAGAGAACACAGATCTTGATGAAGACTACAG GAAAATAATGAAGCAGTTTGCAGTAGAACTGGAGAAACTCGCAGAGCATCTTCTTGACTTGCTGTGTGAGAATCTTGGACTGGAGAAAGGGTACCTGAAGAAGGTGTTCTATGGATCGAAGGGCCCAAATTTTGGCACGAAAGTTAGCAACTACCCTCCTTGTCCGACCCCTGATCTGATAAAGGGCCTAAGAGCTCACACTGACGCCGGTGGCATTATCCTACTGTTCCAAGATGACAAGGTCAGTGGACTGCAGCTCCTCAAGGATGACCAGTGGATCGATGTCCCACCAATGCGTCACTCCATTGTCATCAACCTCGGTGACCAACTTGAG GTCATAACCAATGGCAAGTACAAGAGTGTCATGCACCGAGTCATTGCTCAGACGGATGGCACCAGAATGTCCCTGGCTTCCTTCTATAATCCCGGTGATGATGCTGTGATTTCTCCAGCACCAGCCTTGGTGAAGGAATCGGATGAAACAAGCCAAGTATACCCGAAATTTGTGTTTAATGATTACATGAAGCTCTATGCTGGTCTCAAGTTTCAGGCTAAAGAACCAAGGTTTGAAGCTATGAAGGCCGTGTCAAGCGTTGATGTGGGGCCCATAGCCACAGTTTGA